The following coding sequences lie in one Xanthomonas hyacinthi genomic window:
- a CDS encoding alpha/beta hydrolase, with protein sequence MNDVLWIDEKERAMAEVCRKLAWIAATMMAFSIPATRAWALQAPPPAAASATTQGYTLPSTQVWDLAAANGEVYRIFVSLPSEGEAPEDGYPVLYVLDGNAYFGSFAQARWVQEYLPIGKSIIVGVGYPTDDAYDVRRLNDYTAPLLDPPPRQWRELAKYKSGARKQFLDFMTGKLRAEISRRYRTDPDRHSLFGHSLGGLFALYALYERPEAFHSIVAASPSMEWNEQGMLEDERAFTARLASGKIGKTSRLMVVVGDRDTDDDPEPARALVDRLDLLSGHGLRVRLRRYPEEVHVSVPARSVTDVLRFAFDIR encoded by the coding sequence GTGAATGATGTTCTTTGGATCGACGAAAAGGAGCGCGCAATGGCTGAAGTGTGCAGGAAACTTGCCTGGATCGCCGCGACCATGATGGCCTTTTCCATACCCGCCACGCGAGCATGGGCCCTTCAGGCGCCACCACCCGCCGCGGCGTCGGCCACCACGCAGGGGTACACCCTGCCGTCGACGCAGGTCTGGGACCTGGCCGCCGCCAACGGCGAGGTGTATCGCATCTTCGTGTCCCTCCCCAGCGAAGGCGAAGCGCCCGAGGACGGGTACCCGGTGCTGTACGTGCTCGACGGCAACGCGTACTTTGGCTCGTTCGCGCAGGCACGGTGGGTCCAGGAATACCTGCCGATCGGCAAATCGATCATCGTCGGGGTCGGTTATCCCACCGATGACGCCTATGACGTGCGCCGCTTGAACGACTACACCGCGCCGCTGCTGGATCCGCCGCCACGGCAATGGCGCGAGCTGGCCAAGTACAAGAGCGGCGCACGCAAGCAGTTCCTCGATTTCATGACCGGCAAACTGCGCGCCGAGATCAGTCGCCGCTACCGGACCGATCCCGACCGCCATTCGCTGTTCGGCCACTCGCTGGGCGGCCTGTTTGCGCTCTATGCGCTCTACGAACGGCCGGAGGCCTTCCACTCGATCGTGGCTGCCAGCCCCTCCATGGAGTGGAACGAGCAGGGCATGCTCGAGGACGAGCGCGCGTTCACCGCCCGCTTGGCCAGCGGCAAGATCGGCAAGACCAGCCGGCTGATGGTGGTCGTCGGCGATCGTGACACCGATGACGATCCGGAGCCGGCGCGCGCGCTCGTTGACCGCCTGGACCTGCTCTCGGGGCACGGCCTGCGCGTTCGCCTGCGCCGTTATCCGGAAGAAGTACATGTCAGCGTGCCCGCGCGGTCGGTGACCGACGTGCTGCGCTTCGCGTTCGATATCCGCTGA
- a CDS encoding spinster family MFS transporter, whose amino-acid sequence MTGHHAHPNASPRIVGSRNWILGVLTSIYLVNFIDRQVLAILLPQVKAEFGLSDTFLGLLVGPTFAFFYATMGLPLALLADRVNRRRLIAVSLALFSAMTIACGLVVQFWQLVVARILTGVGEAGTGPASQTMITDLYPPERRGRAQAIYATGANLGVLVAFAAGGLIAQAWGWRVAFIVAGLPGLVLAVLLSATVRDPQRGASDSEVAQEEAPSFDMVMRQLWQSRAFRYTALGACSTCFTAYALSSFFPLFLARSHGMSTSEIGIAMALIMGVCGGLATYAAGHFADRFGRNDQRWYSYVPAIAALAPLPLTPICFLAQDTSIALAAAIIPLSLTAAFIGPTITIVQRLVPVRSRAAAVATLILIDNIIGLGLGPQFVGIASDLCKPMLGEDALRYAMLAATAGSAVSVFGFVMAARHLRSDLAAREAVAAAPASNG is encoded by the coding sequence GTGACCGGCCACCACGCCCATCCCAATGCCAGCCCCCGCATCGTCGGCAGTCGCAACTGGATACTCGGCGTACTGACCTCGATCTACCTGGTGAACTTCATCGATCGTCAGGTGCTGGCGATCCTGCTGCCCCAGGTGAAGGCCGAGTTCGGCCTGTCGGACACCTTTCTGGGTTTGCTCGTGGGCCCGACCTTCGCTTTCTTCTACGCCACGATGGGCCTCCCCCTGGCCTTGCTCGCCGACAGGGTCAATCGTCGGCGGCTGATCGCGGTGTCGCTGGCCCTGTTCTCGGCGATGACGATCGCCTGCGGCCTCGTGGTGCAGTTCTGGCAACTGGTCGTGGCCCGCATTCTGACCGGCGTGGGCGAGGCCGGTACCGGTCCCGCCTCGCAGACGATGATCACCGACCTGTATCCGCCGGAAAGGCGCGGGCGGGCGCAAGCCATCTACGCCACCGGCGCAAATCTGGGTGTGCTCGTCGCCTTCGCCGCAGGTGGTCTGATCGCCCAGGCCTGGGGCTGGCGCGTCGCATTCATCGTCGCCGGCCTGCCTGGCTTGGTGCTGGCAGTGTTGCTGTCGGCGACGGTGCGCGACCCGCAGCGTGGCGCGAGCGATTCCGAGGTAGCACAAGAAGAAGCGCCTTCTTTCGACATGGTGATGCGACAGCTTTGGCAGAGCCGCGCGTTCCGGTACACGGCGCTCGGCGCCTGTTCGACCTGTTTCACCGCGTACGCGCTGAGTAGCTTCTTTCCACTCTTTCTTGCGCGCAGCCATGGCATGTCGACCAGCGAAATCGGTATCGCCATGGCGCTGATCATGGGCGTCTGCGGCGGCCTGGCGACCTACGCGGCGGGTCACTTCGCCGACCGCTTCGGACGCAATGACCAGCGCTGGTACTCCTACGTGCCCGCGATCGCGGCACTGGCGCCGCTGCCCTTGACGCCGATCTGCTTCCTTGCGCAGGACACGAGCATCGCACTGGCGGCCGCCATCATCCCGCTGTCGCTGACCGCTGCGTTCATCGGTCCGACGATCACCATCGTCCAGCGGTTGGTGCCGGTGCGCAGCCGCGCGGCCGCAGTCGCGACCCTGATCCTGATCGACAACATCATCGGCCTGGGCCTAGGTCCGCAGTTCGTCGGTATCGCCAGCGATCTATGCAAGCCGATGCTAGGTGAGGATGCCCTGCGCTACGCCATGCTCGCCGCGACGGCCGGATCAGCCGTGTCGGTGTTCGGCTTCGTCATGGCGGCGCGGCATCTTCGCAGCGACCTCGCCGCGCGCGAGGCCGTCGCTGCGGCGCCGGCATCGAATGGATAA
- a CDS encoding APC family permease yields the protein MTTPAQPDGNSGLQLRLGWGALLILGVAQILGAGVYVLIGTAASLYAGPAVTLSFVIAGVACLLVGLCYAELASSVPESGSAYSYCKVTLGTGPAWALGWLLFLEFSVAASLLAVGFSGYLASLLADLGLLLPDAISTPAIQLLSGSEGKSPTVSGHANLVAAGAVLAAGAVVALGTSRSSLANTALVLVKVLVLVSFIVIGATAVDPANWSPFVPPNEGGFTYGWEGVARAAALLFFAFLGFETVSTAAAEARNPQRDVPIGILGSLAICATLYVLAAVVLTGLVPFRELDVPDPIALAADRIGWPQFAVVIKVGALAGLASVLLANAFGHSRVCYAMSRDGLLPDVFSRLHPTRNSPWIANLLLAALAAINAALLPISVMADLISFGVAFMFAIMAISLIHMRSTQPERLGRFRVPLGGIRIRGIWFGVVPVAAIMMSFAMTLPVALDIAQQARKGELLPVAILGFYAVIGALLYRFYGRARALRRSA from the coding sequence ATGACGACGCCTGCGCAACCAGACGGGAATTCCGGACTGCAGCTTCGGCTGGGATGGGGTGCGCTGCTGATCTTGGGCGTGGCCCAGATTCTGGGCGCCGGGGTCTATGTACTGATCGGCACCGCTGCGTCCCTGTATGCCGGGCCAGCGGTGACCCTTTCCTTCGTGATCGCGGGCGTCGCCTGTCTGCTGGTTGGCCTGTGCTATGCCGAATTGGCTTCCAGCGTGCCCGAATCGGGTTCGGCGTACAGCTACTGCAAGGTCACGCTGGGCACCGGTCCGGCCTGGGCATTGGGTTGGTTGCTGTTCCTGGAGTTCAGCGTGGCCGCATCGCTGCTGGCGGTCGGTTTTTCCGGCTACCTCGCCAGCCTGTTGGCAGACCTGGGACTGCTCCTCCCGGACGCGATCTCGACGCCTGCGATCCAGCTGCTGTCAGGCAGCGAAGGCAAGTCGCCGACCGTCAGTGGCCACGCCAACCTCGTCGCTGCGGGTGCGGTGCTGGCCGCGGGCGCAGTCGTCGCACTGGGCACCTCCCGCTCCTCGCTGGCCAACACCGCTCTGGTGCTCGTGAAAGTCCTCGTGCTGGTCAGTTTCATCGTCATCGGCGCGACTGCTGTCGATCCCGCCAACTGGTCGCCGTTCGTGCCACCCAACGAGGGCGGCTTCACCTACGGGTGGGAGGGCGTGGCGCGCGCAGCCGCGCTGCTGTTCTTCGCCTTCCTCGGCTTCGAGACCGTTTCCACAGCGGCGGCTGAAGCCCGCAACCCGCAGCGCGACGTGCCGATCGGGATCCTCGGTTCGCTGGCGATCTGCGCCACCTTGTACGTGTTGGCGGCAGTCGTGTTGACAGGGCTTGTGCCGTTCCGGGAACTCGATGTCCCCGATCCCATCGCGCTGGCCGCCGACCGCATCGGCTGGCCGCAGTTCGCGGTGGTGATCAAGGTCGGTGCTCTCGCCGGGCTGGCATCGGTGCTGCTGGCCAATGCCTTCGGGCATTCGCGTGTCTGCTACGCGATGTCCCGCGACGGCCTGCTGCCCGACGTGTTCAGCCGACTGCACCCCACCCGCAACAGCCCGTGGATCGCCAACCTGCTGTTGGCCGCGCTCGCTGCGATCAACGCAGCGCTGTTGCCCATCTCGGTGATGGCGGACCTGATCTCGTTCGGCGTGGCCTTCATGTTTGCGATCATGGCCATCAGCCTGATCCACATGCGCAGCACGCAACCCGAGCGACTGGGCCGTTTCAGGGTCCCGCTGGGTGGTATCCGCATAAGGGGCATCTGGTTCGGGGTAGTCCCGGTCGCGGCGATCATGATGAGTTTCGCGATGACGCTTCCGGTGGCGCTGGACATCGCGCAGCAGGCCCGTAAAGGCGAACTGCTCCCGGTCGCGATCCTGGGCTTCTATGCCGTGATCGGCGCGTTGCTCTATCGATTCTATGGCCGCGCCCGCGCATTGCGACGCAGCGCCTGA
- the argE gene encoding acetylornithine deacetylase — protein sequence MTTTNCVDPASAREWLARLVAFDTTSRNSNLALIEAVETWLDSLGVRSMRIAATEGGKANLLFSIGPEVAGGVVLSSHTDVVPIDGQDWNSDPWTLSERERRLYGRGTADMKGFIAAGLSRVPAMLAAGLKRPIHFALSYDEEVGLLGAPSLIEALMARVPRPGVVIVGEPTGMRLVDRHKGIMGLRTTVLGHEAHSSQTHLGVSANIVATRLMSRIVEIADRLASTPATGNGFEPPHTTVTIGLVKGGTAPNILARECAFVWDIRSASPNEARAVYDEVRAYARELESGIRARFPDCGITTEILSDVPPLTGEGNAPALALASRLADTSDSEAASYVSEAGLFELAGLPTVICGPGWIAQAHQPDEYLELSQLAAGESFMDRLIEESCQ from the coding sequence TTGACCACCACCAATTGCGTCGACCCTGCCAGCGCGCGCGAATGGCTCGCACGGCTGGTCGCGTTCGACACGACGTCCCGCAATTCCAATCTTGCTCTGATCGAGGCGGTCGAAACATGGCTGGACAGCCTGGGTGTGCGCTCGATGCGCATCGCCGCTACCGAGGGCGGGAAGGCGAACCTGTTGTTCTCAATCGGTCCGGAGGTCGCGGGTGGAGTTGTGCTGTCCAGCCACACCGACGTCGTACCGATCGATGGGCAGGACTGGAACAGCGATCCCTGGACGCTATCCGAACGCGAGAGACGGCTGTACGGCCGTGGCACGGCAGACATGAAAGGCTTCATCGCCGCCGGCCTGTCGCGGGTGCCGGCGATGCTGGCCGCCGGACTCAAGCGGCCGATCCATTTCGCACTGTCCTACGACGAGGAGGTTGGTCTGCTCGGAGCGCCTTCGTTGATCGAGGCGCTCATGGCCCGCGTGCCCAGGCCAGGCGTGGTGATCGTCGGTGAACCAACCGGGATGCGTCTCGTCGACCGGCACAAGGGCATCATGGGCTTGCGCACCACGGTGCTCGGTCACGAAGCGCATTCCAGCCAGACCCATCTGGGCGTCAGTGCCAACATCGTCGCGACGCGGCTGATGTCGCGGATCGTCGAGATCGCCGACCGCCTGGCGTCGACCCCCGCCACCGGCAACGGTTTCGAACCGCCGCATACCACCGTCACCATCGGCCTGGTCAAGGGCGGTACGGCACCGAATATCCTGGCCAGGGAATGCGCCTTCGTCTGGGATATCCGTTCGGCTTCGCCGAACGAGGCACGGGCGGTCTACGACGAGGTTCGGGCCTATGCACGGGAACTTGAATCAGGCATCCGCGCACGCTTCCCAGATTGTGGCATCACCACCGAGATACTGTCCGACGTGCCGCCGCTGACCGGAGAGGGCAACGCACCCGCCTTGGCGCTGGCGTCGCGACTGGCCGACACTTCCGACAGCGAAGCGGCCTCCTATGTTTCAGAAGCGGGATTGTTCGAGCTCGCCGGCCTTCCCACCGTCATCTGCGGGCCGGGCTGGATCGCCCAGGCGCACCAGCCGGACGAGTACCTCGAGCTAAGCCAGCTCGCTGCGGGCGAATCGTTCATGGACCGCCTGATCGAAGAATCGTGCCAGTGA
- a CDS encoding TonB-dependent siderophore receptor, translating to MTTSCQRTPGFPALSLLAVGLLAAVHAHAQSADAPDSQEEAKDLDRMLVIGQRASRVSNGATNLDLDVKETPQSISVVTQEEMQQFGADSLDDALRLATGIQVEQTSTNQTQYLSRGFEIKNTQIDGVGLPNGWGVVTNAMDAFGFEKLEVIRGANGLLTGVGNAAGTINYVRKRPTNQAQGQVGITFGSENRRRVEADYSTPFNDDGTWAGRVVIAREESDSYLRDFESDRTYLYGVIDGQVGEDGTLAFGYSWQKADTSGNMWGALSFIDTDGNQIEWDRSASTTQDWTYWNSTTQAGFVEYTHRLSDSWQAKASYNYRVYDHDSKLFMGYSFGLDPVTHTGLYGWAYKSPYETKAHIGDITVNGRFELFGHEQEAMLGVSTARSEGTDWYNPTDTSGPQFGALPGFPYAGDAIEEPVWGDRTVYTTLNQRLTRVFGATRLAFTDRFKTILGFNWAEYQRDSVDNTGAASDKTDRNLAPYAGVTFDFTDRITGYANYSYIYQPQDAVDYDRIYIDPSKGTNYEIGVKAEWLDRRLLTTLAWFSAKQDGLATYVGTRFLDGYAYGYSRPVDIDSKGFEFEATGKLGERTNLLLGYTHLTMDGEDGSDTYRWVPRRTANLMLSTRLPGIPSLSFGAGGRWQSEVSNFESYVTSVPVRQSSYTLLNAFVAWDIRPDVTLRANVSNITDKKYIQSLYSVSYYGPPRQYALSLNWRF from the coding sequence ATGACCACCTCTTGTCAACGCACTCCAGGTTTCCCCGCTCTCTCCTTGCTGGCGGTGGGCCTGCTCGCTGCCGTGCACGCGCACGCGCAGAGCGCCGACGCGCCGGATTCCCAGGAGGAAGCCAAGGACTTGGACCGGATGCTGGTCATCGGCCAACGCGCCAGCCGCGTGAGCAACGGCGCCACCAACCTGGATCTGGACGTCAAGGAAACCCCGCAGTCGATCAGCGTGGTGACCCAGGAGGAGATGCAGCAGTTCGGCGCCGACAGCCTCGACGACGCGTTGCGCCTGGCCACCGGCATCCAGGTCGAGCAGACTTCGACCAACCAGACCCAGTATCTGTCGCGCGGTTTCGAGATCAAGAACACGCAGATCGACGGCGTCGGCCTGCCGAACGGCTGGGGCGTGGTCACCAATGCGATGGACGCCTTCGGCTTCGAGAAGCTGGAAGTGATCCGCGGCGCGAACGGCCTGCTGACTGGCGTGGGCAATGCGGCCGGCACCATCAACTACGTGCGCAAGCGACCCACCAACCAGGCGCAGGGACAGGTCGGCATCACTTTCGGCTCCGAAAACCGCCGCCGCGTCGAAGCCGACTATTCGACCCCATTCAACGACGACGGCACCTGGGCCGGCCGCGTGGTCATCGCACGCGAGGAGAGCGACTCCTACCTGCGCGACTTCGAGAGCGATCGCACCTACCTCTACGGCGTGATCGACGGCCAGGTCGGAGAGGACGGCACGCTGGCGTTCGGTTATTCCTGGCAGAAGGCCGACACCAGCGGCAACATGTGGGGCGCGCTGAGCTTCATCGACACCGACGGCAACCAGATCGAATGGGACCGCAGCGCCTCGACCACGCAGGACTGGACCTATTGGAACTCGACCACCCAGGCCGGGTTCGTCGAGTACACGCATCGGCTCAGCGACAGCTGGCAGGCGAAGGCGTCGTACAACTATCGCGTCTACGACCACGATTCCAAGTTGTTCATGGGCTACTCGTTCGGGCTGGATCCGGTCACCCACACCGGCCTGTACGGCTGGGCCTACAAGAGCCCGTACGAGACCAAGGCGCATATCGGCGACATCACCGTCAACGGCCGTTTCGAATTGTTCGGGCACGAGCAGGAAGCAATGCTGGGCGTGAGCACGGCCCGGAGCGAGGGCACCGATTGGTACAACCCCACCGATACCAGCGGCCCGCAGTTCGGAGCGCTTCCCGGTTTCCCCTACGCGGGCGATGCGATCGAGGAACCGGTCTGGGGCGATCGCACCGTCTACACCACCTTGAACCAGCGCCTGACCCGCGTATTCGGTGCGACCCGACTGGCGTTTACCGACCGCTTCAAGACCATCCTCGGCTTCAACTGGGCCGAGTACCAGCGCGACAGCGTCGACAATACCGGTGCGGCCTCCGACAAGACCGACCGCAACCTAGCGCCGTATGCCGGCGTGACCTTCGACTTCACCGATCGCATCACCGGTTATGCCAATTACTCGTACATCTACCAGCCGCAGGACGCGGTCGACTACGACCGCATCTACATCGACCCGAGCAAGGGCACCAACTACGAGATCGGCGTCAAGGCCGAATGGCTGGACCGGCGGCTGCTGACCACGCTGGCCTGGTTCAGCGCCAAGCAGGACGGGCTCGCCACCTATGTCGGAACACGCTTCCTGGACGGCTACGCCTACGGCTACTCCAGGCCCGTCGATATCGACTCCAAGGGCTTCGAGTTCGAGGCGACCGGCAAGCTCGGCGAGCGCACCAACCTGCTGCTGGGCTACACGCACTTGACGATGGACGGCGAAGACGGCAGCGACACCTACCGCTGGGTGCCGCGCAGGACCGCGAACCTGATGCTCAGCACGCGCCTGCCGGGCATTCCTTCGCTGTCGTTCGGTGCCGGTGGTCGCTGGCAAAGCGAAGTCTCCAACTTCGAGAGTTACGTCACCTCGGTGCCGGTGCGGCAGAGCAGCTACACCCTGCTCAACGCCTTCGTGGCCTGGGACATCAGGCCCGATGTCACCCTGCGTGCGAACGTCAGCAACATCACCGACAAGAAGTACATCCAGAGTCTGTATTCGGTCAGCTACTACGGCCCGCCGCGTCAGTACGCCCTCAGCCTGAACTGGCGTTTCTGA
- a CDS encoding amidase family protein has product MFRNKLTRADAFAIGRLDAHDQAALVRSGSLDATGLAEAAILRIEVLDPQLQALSHRAFALARREAAVLDGARGGAASPSPMAGVPWLPKDSLDYPGMPTRSGSRSRSGVLVERAYPYVARLVAQGLVAIGKSSMPEFGLLASTEPLQGPLTRNPWSLAHSPGGSSGGAAAAVAAGLVPFAHGSDGGGSIRVPSSCCGVVGLKPGRDSTVRVRGRHLVEDLLVADCLHSRSVRDTAWAFAATHLHPGRATVHGPSPRRLRIAMIEHGLRGAAPHSDVRDASTRTADLCTRLGHRVERVDWPLDGHATLTAFEDLWSHLAADAVDAATAMIGGRRLEDAVEPWTLSLSDRARRLPPQMLESAYQQIARLPRQLARFFDSYDVVLTPVVSAPPPPLGTFAPDVAMETLMDAMFAWIDYTPLHNMAGTPAISLPLSFDSAGLPIGSMFAADRGQEDTLLALAYELEAAVPWAAHWPSHSVASAIP; this is encoded by the coding sequence ATGTTCCGCAACAAACTCACGCGCGCAGATGCCTTCGCGATCGGTCGTCTCGACGCCCACGACCAGGCGGCCCTGGTACGTTCGGGCAGCCTCGATGCGACAGGCCTGGCGGAAGCGGCGATCCTACGCATCGAGGTGCTGGACCCGCAGTTGCAGGCGTTGAGCCACCGCGCGTTCGCGCTTGCGCGGCGCGAGGCTGCCGTGCTGGATGGCGCAAGGGGCGGCGCCGCGTCACCTAGCCCGATGGCGGGCGTGCCCTGGCTGCCGAAGGATTCATTGGATTACCCGGGCATGCCGACGCGGTCGGGCTCGCGCAGCCGCAGCGGCGTGCTGGTGGAACGCGCCTATCCCTACGTCGCGCGACTGGTCGCGCAGGGCCTGGTGGCGATCGGCAAATCGTCGATGCCCGAATTCGGGCTGCTCGCCTCCACCGAACCGCTGCAGGGTCCGTTGACACGCAATCCCTGGTCGTTGGCGCATTCGCCGGGGGGATCCAGCGGCGGTGCCGCTGCCGCGGTCGCCGCCGGCCTCGTCCCGTTCGCCCACGGCAGCGACGGCGGCGGCTCGATCCGCGTGCCCTCCTCGTGCTGCGGCGTGGTGGGCCTGAAGCCCGGCCGCGACAGCACGGTGAGGGTGCGCGGCCGGCACTTGGTCGAGGATCTGCTGGTGGCCGACTGCCTGCACTCGCGGAGCGTTCGCGATACCGCATGGGCATTCGCCGCGACCCATCTGCACCCGGGGCGCGCGACGGTGCACGGGCCTTCGCCGAGGCGCCTGCGGATCGCGATGATCGAGCACGGCCTGCGTGGCGCGGCGCCACACTCCGACGTGCGTGATGCCAGCACGCGCACCGCCGACCTGTGCACGCGGCTGGGCCATCGCGTAGAACGCGTCGACTGGCCGCTCGACGGTCATGCGACGCTGACTGCATTCGAGGACCTATGGTCGCACCTCGCTGCCGATGCGGTCGATGCAGCGACCGCAATGATCGGCGGGCGTCGCCTTGAAGATGCGGTGGAGCCGTGGACGCTGAGCCTGTCCGATCGCGCCAGGCGCCTGCCGCCGCAGATGTTGGAGTCGGCGTACCAGCAGATTGCGCGATTGCCGCGCCAGCTGGCCAGGTTCTTCGACAGCTACGACGTGGTCTTGACGCCGGTGGTGAGCGCGCCGCCACCGCCACTGGGAACTTTCGCGCCCGATGTCGCGATGGAAACGCTGATGGACGCGATGTTCGCGTGGATCGATTACACCCCGTTGCACAACATGGCAGGCACGCCGGCGATCTCGCTGCCGTTGTCCTTCGATTCTGCCGGCCTGCCCATCGGCAGCATGTTCGCGGCCGATCGCGGACAGGAAGATACCCTTCTTGCACTGGCCTACGAATTGGAGGCGGCGGTGCCTTGGGCCGCGCACTGGCCATCCCATTCCGTGGCCTCGGCCATCCCCTGA
- a CDS encoding alpha/beta hydrolase fold domain-containing protein — MSNPALFQPLSPHDIADLVAAQQLAWIVSGAAGVLSATPLPVQLECDADGHPLRLLGHFARSNPQWRAFAEEPRATVLLVGPHGYVSPSWFRDRTRAPTWNYATAVFEVDVELRDTSEDASRLLHSLVEDVERERPGAWRIEELGERYRQLSQGVVGFHAKIRSVRTTFKMGQDERDDVFDDILRGLWNTRQHDLAAWMRRFDGGRGADATVAIEPRAKPLDPEIAHFIDSVIAEGRRITAGRTLDWPARREIVEQVRRPWCEGGPIIARTEEIFADTRHGPVRLRIHDPAPGASKPTLGFLHGGGWAMFSLDTHDRVMRELAARAGVAVVGIDYALSPEARYPVALEQVVDVVRWLQANAAKHGLDASRLALGGDSAGGNLTTGALLKLRDDGEGGRIAAALNYYAGYSPDCSPHSRRRYGTDTDMLSAAEIDTFWNQYISRSADRNDPYAHGLLADVGGLPPFFIGVGECDVLAEQNLAMAGKLLASGVGVEVKLYPGAPHSFIEAVSVSSIARQALDDGAAFLRRTFKIGRALSAVRE; from the coding sequence ATGTCCAATCCTGCCTTGTTCCAGCCGCTCTCCCCGCATGACATCGCCGACCTCGTCGCCGCGCAACAGCTCGCGTGGATCGTTTCCGGTGCAGCCGGCGTGCTCTCGGCCACCCCGTTGCCCGTGCAGCTGGAATGCGACGCCGACGGCCATCCCCTTCGCCTGCTGGGGCACTTCGCCCGCAGCAATCCGCAATGGCGCGCCTTCGCCGAAGAGCCGCGCGCCACCGTGCTCCTGGTCGGTCCCCACGGATATGTCTCGCCGTCCTGGTTCAGAGACCGCACCCGCGCGCCGACCTGGAACTACGCCACCGCCGTGTTCGAAGTGGACGTCGAACTGCGCGACACCTCCGAAGACGCCAGCAGATTGCTGCATAGCCTGGTCGAAGACGTGGAGCGCGAGCGTCCTGGTGCATGGCGAATCGAGGAGCTCGGGGAACGGTATCGCCAGCTAAGCCAGGGGGTCGTCGGTTTCCACGCGAAGATCCGTAGCGTCCGCACTACGTTCAAGATGGGCCAGGACGAGCGCGACGACGTGTTCGACGACATCTTGCGCGGACTCTGGAACACGCGGCAGCACGATCTGGCTGCCTGGATGCGCCGCTTCGATGGCGGCCGTGGCGCCGATGCCACCGTCGCCATCGAGCCCCGTGCTAAGCCCCTCGACCCGGAGATCGCCCACTTCATCGACAGCGTGATCGCCGAGGGCCGACGCATCACCGCCGGCCGGACGCTGGACTGGCCAGCCCGGCGCGAGATCGTGGAGCAGGTGCGCCGGCCGTGGTGCGAAGGCGGTCCCATAATCGCGCGCACCGAGGAGATCTTTGCCGATACCCGCCACGGACCGGTCCGCCTGCGAATCCATGATCCTGCGCCGGGTGCCTCGAAGCCGACGCTCGGTTTCCTGCATGGTGGCGGCTGGGCCATGTTCAGCCTGGACACGCATGACCGCGTGATGCGAGAACTGGCTGCACGCGCCGGTGTGGCCGTGGTCGGTATCGACTATGCGTTGTCGCCAGAGGCGCGCTATCCGGTCGCGCTGGAACAGGTGGTTGATGTTGTTCGCTGGCTGCAGGCAAACGCTGCAAAGCATGGACTTGACGCAAGCCGGCTGGCGCTTGGGGGAGATTCCGCTGGCGGCAATCTAACCACCGGCGCGCTCCTCAAGTTGCGTGATGATGGCGAGGGAGGCCGCATCGCCGCGGCCCTGAACTACTACGCGGGCTATTCGCCGGATTGCTCGCCGCACTCGCGCCGCCGCTACGGCACCGACACGGACATGCTGAGCGCCGCCGAGATCGACACGTTCTGGAATCAGTACATCTCTCGATCAGCCGACCGCAACGATCCCTACGCGCATGGCCTGCTGGCTGACGTGGGGGGGCTGCCGCCCTTTTTCATCGGCGTCGGCGAATGTGACGTCCTCGCCGAGCAGAATCTGGCAATGGCCGGAAAGCTGCTCGCGTCTGGCGTTGGCGTTGAGGTAAAACTTTATCCGGGGGCACCGCACAGCTTTATCGAGGCGGTATCCGTATCTTCAATCGCTAGACAGGCGCTGGATGACGGAGCCGCCTTTCTGCGTCGGACCTTCAAGATCGGCCGCGCCCTCTCTGCGGTACGCGAATGA